DNA sequence from the Paenibacillus physcomitrellae genome:
TAAAAATACCGGAGCCCACAAATACGCCGTCAGCGCCCAAATGCATCATCAACGCCGCGTCAGCCGGTGTAGCTACACCGCCTGCTGCAAAGTTAACAACCGGCAGTTTGCCGTTCTCGTGAACGCCAAGCAGCAGATCATAAGGCACGCCAAGATTCTTCGCTTCTGCGTACAGCTCGTCCTTCGACATGTTCTGTACCTTGCGGATTTGGCTGTTGATCAAACGCATGTGACGTACAGCTTCTACGATATTGCCTGTTCCCGGCTCGCCTTTAGTGCGGATCATGGAAGCTCCTTCACCGATCCGGCGGAGCGCTTCACCCAAATCTTTAGCGCCGCATACGAAAGGAACCGTAAATTCATTCTTGTCGATATGGAAAACTTCGTCGGCAGGTGTCAAAACTTCGCTTTCGTCCAGGTAATCTACGCCAAGGGATTCCAATACTTTGGCTTCGACATAATGCCCGATACGAGCTTTCGCCATAACCGGAATAGACACCACTTTAATAACTTCTTCTACGATGGTTGGGTCAGCCATCCGGGCTACGCCGCCTGCTGCGCGGATATCAGATGGTACACGTTCCAATGCCATAACGGCTACAGCACCTGCAGCTTCGGCAATTTTGGCCTGCTCGGCGTTCATGACATCCATGATAACGCCGCCCTTTTGCATGGCAGCCATGCCTCTCTTAACTATCGGTGTTCCTGTAACTGTAGATTTCCCTGTCTCCATAATTAACCTCCCGTTGTATAGATCATTTACTCTCACATTGACCCATACGAGCCTCTGAAAGTAA
Encoded proteins:
- the pdxS gene encoding pyridoxal 5'-phosphate synthase lyase subunit PdxS, producing METGKSTVTGTPIVKRGMAAMQKGGVIMDVMNAEQAKIAEAAGAVAVMALERVPSDIRAAGGVARMADPTIVEEVIKVVSIPVMAKARIGHYVEAKVLESLGVDYLDESEVLTPADEVFHIDKNEFTVPFVCGAKDLGEALRRIGEGASMIRTKGEPGTGNIVEAVRHMRLINSQIRKVQNMSKDELYAEAKNLGVPYDLLLGVHENGKLPVVNFAAGGVATPADAALMMHLGADGVFVGSGIFKSDNPEKFARAIVEATTHYTDYKLIAEVSKNLGTPMKGIEISTLAANERMSQRGW